One part of the bacterium genome encodes these proteins:
- a CDS encoding T9SS type A sorting domain-containing protein gives MAEQAIMTFGALPCGDLTVVPAVGSQLADGLLLRAFPNPGRDGVTIDLGLRIPQAVRVSVHDVTGRLCAVIAERPYPAGQQRLVWDGRHGAGGTAASGVYFIRAQGATAAASTRIVMVG, from the coding sequence GTGGCGGAGCAAGCGATCATGACATTCGGTGCGCTGCCCTGTGGAGACCTGACGGTCGTGCCTGCGGTCGGCAGCCAACTCGCGGATGGACTCCTCCTCCGTGCCTTTCCCAACCCCGGGCGAGACGGTGTTACCATCGATCTTGGCCTTCGCATCCCACAGGCAGTCCGCGTCAGCGTGCACGATGTCACCGGACGGCTTTGCGCTGTGATTGCCGAGCGGCCGTATCCAGCTGGGCAGCAACGCCTCGTCTGGGATGGCAGGCATGGAGCGGGAGGCACCGCGGCCAGCGGCGTCTATTTCATCCGCGCGCAGGGCGCCACAGCGGCCGCTTCGACGCGAATTGTGATGGTGGGGTGA